From the Candidatus Poribacteria bacterium genome, one window contains:
- a CDS encoding LamG domain-containing protein: MQDFLPRFYPSNLPVFQSRKKRKDFAQILLYDKNLDVCQSVFNSHQFCFHFRLSLCYSGGQVYIYISIHGNDGKIEGKSKRDKGVIDKAIVLEPQTWIDLNGPEFKNVPLEGITIAVWVNHNDSPDPQSIFDSIGTDHGSGLYHVEIRPAGFRFFHRDGAEKQVFNINPGPIIKGGKWVHFTGTYDSKSGDTKTYIDGKVTHEAKGDGKLSDNWGVQAEIGHHKNSRWFDGLMDEFYMFARALSKDEIKEVMDGELLSVKPADKLTTTWGSLKARR, from the coding sequence ATGCAAGACTTCCTTCCACGCTTCTACCCTTCCAATCTTCCAGTCTTCCAATCCCGCAAGAAACGAAAGGATTTTGCGCAAATCCTACTTTATGACAAAAATTTAGACGTTTGTCAAAGCGTATTCAATTCGCATCAATTCTGCTTTCATTTTAGATTGTCTTTGTGCTATAGTGGTGGGCAAGTATATATCTACATCTCCATTCACGGTAACGATGGAAAAATTGAAGGGAAATCCAAAAGAGATAAAGGCGTTATTGACAAAGCCATCGTATTAGAGCCGCAAACGTGGATAGATTTGAACGGACCTGAGTTTAAAAATGTTCCACTTGAAGGTATCACAATCGCTGTCTGGGTCAATCACAACGATTCGCCCGATCCGCAAAGCATCTTTGACTCGATTGGGACCGACCATGGAAGTGGTCTCTACCACGTCGAAATCCGACCCGCCGGATTCAGATTTTTTCATCGAGATGGTGCCGAAAAACAGGTTTTTAACATCAATCCCGGTCCCATTATCAAAGGTGGAAAATGGGTGCATTTCACTGGCACCTACGATAGCAAAAGTGGTGACACGAAAACCTACATTGATGGAAAGGTGACGCACGAGGCAAAGGGAGACGGCAAACTCTCGGATAACTGGGGAGTCCAAGCCGAAATCGGGCATCATAAGAATTCCCGTTGGTTCGATGGATTGATGGACGAATTCTATATGTTCGCTCGTGCGTTGTCAAAAGATGAAATTAAAGAGGTGATGGACGGGGAACTTCTGTCGGTGAAACCTGCAGATAAACTTACCACAACATGGGGCAGTCTTAAGGCACGCCGATAA